The Syntrophorhabdaceae bacterium genome includes the window GAGGGTTACATGGATCAGCAGACATTGGCTAACCGCCTGAAAACAGCCCGGGAAAGGGTTGGCCTTTCGGTCGTCGAGGCAGCCAAGAGGCTCGGATATACAAGTTATCAGACGCTGAGCAATATCGAGAAAGGCGAGAGGAAAGTCAAAGCTTCGGAACTCAACCTGTTTGCCAGGGTATATTTTTGCTCCCTGGATAGTCTTCTCAATGAGGCTTTTCAGGAGAAGACAATGGTCTTGCTCTGGAGAAAAGCCCCTGAGGGCGATGCCAGGAAAGAGCTTGAATCGGCCATTACGTATCGCTGTGAGCAGTATCGTTCCCTTGAGCGATTGCTGGGATACGAAAGCGCCGGTGAGCAGCAATTCTTCGACATCAGGATCAACGACATCAGCACTCCCGGAAAGATCGATTCTCTTGCCGGCAATACCTGGAGGCTGCTTGAACTCGGCAGCAGACCGGCCTTGACCCTCAAGAATATACTGGAACAGACATACGGGGTGAAGTTCATCTATCAACCCCTCGCCAGCATCAGTTCAGCTGCTTCTACCGTTCATCCCGATTTCGGCCCCGTGATCGTCATCAATTCCGATGAAGCGCCCTGGCGCCGCAACTACGATCTTGCGCATGAGTTATTCCACCTCATTACCTGGAAGATCATTCCTGCGGAAGAATTGAACGGAGATTATCTTGCAGAGATAGAAAGAAAGGCGGAACGATTTGCCTCTGCGCTCCTTCTCCCCGAGGCGGAAGTAAGAAAGGCAATAGACAAGGTCATGGAAAATCAGGAAACCCTGACCTACGCGGATGTAGTCGATATCGCCAGGGACTTCGGGGTTTCTACGGTGGCCCTTCTGTACCGCCTGTCCGCCATCGGGTGTATCGAATGGGAAACGGTCAGGAAGCTGGCCGGCGATGAATCACTGGCCAGGCTGGATAAGAAGAAAAGGATTGACGATTGGGGCGACAGACCTGTTTCTGACCGGTTCCATAGCCTCGCCGTGAAATGTCTGAGAAAAGGGCTTCTCTCCCGGGGCAAGTTTGCGGAGATCGTCGGCATCGATCGAAGCGAGATAGACCTGTTCATAGAGGGTGAGGGGCTCATGGAAACGGAAGGTACGTCCATTGAAATTATGGCTCCTCGATGCTGATGTAATCATAGACCTGATCAGACTTAAAGTATTCGACAAACTCGCCACACTCCATGAGATAAACGCGGCGTCGACGGTCATTGATGAAGTCAAGTACTATATAAGAGACGGCGTGCAAGTGCCAATTCCATTTCGGAGGGAATATGTTGACACAGGGATTGTCAGTGAGGTATCGGCTGAGCCCGAGGAACTGGCAGAAGTGCTTGACCATATCCCAGAGCACCAGCGTAGCGTCATCCATGGAGGAGAACTTGAATCCATGGCGGTTCTGGTCCGCCGGGACGATCTTGTTTTCTGTAGTTGCGATGCCGCTACCATACGGGCCCTGCCTTTTCTCGATCTCTCCGAAAGAGGTATCTCAGTCGAAAAACTGCTCAAAACCTCGGGTCTGACACAGTCGAGTTTCGAGGACCGTCACAAAGAAGCATATTTCAGGAGCAACCTTGATATTGGGAAGAGAAACAGACTCGATCGTTTGTTCTTCACCAAACCGGCGCCGTACTGAGGCTTTGAAAAAGATCTGAAGCTCCGGCTCATCCCCACTCCCCCATAAGCTCGCGCATATCTTCATGGCTGATCCTCATCATTTCCGCCCCGCGGCCGACAGAGATGTCTCCCTTCTCGATAGCCCGC containing:
- a CDS encoding XRE family transcriptional regulator — protein: EGYMDQQTLANRLKTARERVGLSVVEAAKRLGYTSYQTLSNIEKGERKVKASELNLFARVYFCSLDSLLNEAFQEKTMVLLWRKAPEGDARKELESAITYRCEQYRSLERLLGYESAGEQQFFDIRINDISTPGKIDSLAGNTWRLLELGSRPALTLKNILEQTYGVKFIYQPLASISSAASTVHPDFGPVIVINSDEAPWRRNYDLAHELFHLITWKIIPAEELNGDYLAEIERKAERFASALLLPEAEVRKAIDKVMENQETLTYADVVDIARDFGVSTVALLYRLSAIGCIEWETVRKLAGDESLARLDKKKRIDDWGDRPVSDRFHSLAVKCLRKGLLSRGKFAEIVGIDRSEIDLFIEGEGLMETEGTSIEIMAPRC